The segment CAAGGGTGCGGTGGAGAAAGCCTTCCGGCAGCGCCGTCACCGGCCTATGCTGCTGGTGGATCTGGCGGTGCCGAGGGATATCGAGCCCGAAGTCGGTGAAGTGCCCGATGCCTATCTTTATACCATCGACGATATCCGCGGTGTGATCGATGACAGCGTGCGAAGTCGAACCGAGGCGGCGAACGAAGCGGAGCTGATAATTGAACGTGGGGTTAGTGATTATCAGCGCCAGGTGAGGTCGCTGGGGGCTGTTTCCACGCTCAAGACATTCCGCAGCAGAGCGGACCGGATACGAAGCGCAGAGCTGAACAAGGCGTTACGGGCACTGGAGAAGGGGGATTCCGCTGAAAAGGTGCTGGAACTCCTGTCTCGGGGCATTACCAATAAATTGATTCATGCCCCTACCGTTAAGATGAAGCATGCCAGTGCAGAAGGTCGGGACGAGCTGCTGATGCTGGTACGAGAACTCTACGATCTGGATGATCAGGAAGCTGACAGGTCATAAGCTATGAAGGACACCATACACAACAAGCTGGATGCACTTAACGACCGGTTCGATGAGCTGGAAGCACTGCTCAGTGACGCCGAGGTCATAACCGACCAGGGTCGGTTTCGTGAACTCTCCAAGGAGTACGCCGAGCTGGAACCGGTAGTGAAAAGCTATCAACGTTTCCAGGCTACCGGCTCGAGTCTTGCCGAGGCCCGGGAACTGCTCAGGGATGGCGACGCCGACATCCGAGCCATGGCCGAGGAGGAAATCGGCGGGCTGGAAACCGAGCTAGAGACGCTGGAACTGGACCTGCAGAAACTGCTGCTGCCCAAAGACGCCAAAGACAGCTGTAACGTGTTCCTGGAAATCCGGGCCGGCACTGGCGGTGACGAGGCTGCCATCTTCTCCGGGGATCTGTTCCGTATGTACTCCCGCTACGCGGAGAACAACGGTTGGAAAACCGAGATTATCTCCCAGCGACCGGGTGAGCATGGGGGATACAAGGAAATCATCCTGCGCATCGAGGGCAAGGATGTCTATGAGAAACTCAAATTCGAATCCGGCGCTCATCGCGTACAGCGGGTACCGGAAACGGAAACCCAGGGGCGGATCCACACGTCCGCCTGCACGGTAGCGATCATGCCGGAGCTGGACGACGTGAACGAAATAGACATCAGCAAGAACGATCTGCGCGTCGATACCTTCCGGGCCAGTGGCGCGGGAGGGCAACACGTCAACAAAACCGATTCGGCGATCCGCATCACCCACCTGCCCAGCGGCATCGTGGTGGAGTGCCAGGATGAGCGCTCCCAGCACAAGAACCGGGCCCGTGCCATGTCGCTGTTGCAGGCCAAGCTGCTTGACGAGGCGCAGCGGGCGCAGGCTCAGGAAGAATCCGACACCCGACGCCAGCTGGTAGGCAGTGGTGACCGTTCGGAAAAGATCCGTACCTATAACTACCCTCAAGGCAGGGTCACTGATCATCGTATCAAGT is part of the Gammaproteobacteria bacterium genome and harbors:
- the prfA gene encoding peptide chain release factor 1, which produces MKDTIHNKLDALNDRFDELEALLSDAEVITDQGRFRELSKEYAELEPVVKSYQRFQATGSSLAEARELLRDGDADIRAMAEEEIGGLETELETLELDLQKLLLPKDAKDSCNVFLEIRAGTGGDEAAIFSGDLFRMYSRYAENNGWKTEIISQRPGEHGGYKEIILRIEGKDVYEKLKFESGAHRVQRVPETETQGRIHTSACTVAIMPELDDVNEIDISKNDLRVDTFRASGAGGQHVNKTDSAIRITHLPSGIVVECQDERSQHKNRARAMSLLQAKLLDEAQRAQAQEESDTRRQLVGSGDRSEKIRTYNYPQGRVTDHRIKLTLYNLPEVMEGDLGAVIQPLINEFQADQLASLAAEG